The following coding sequences are from one Lipingzhangella halophila window:
- a CDS encoding SDR family NAD(P)-dependent oxidoreductase codes for MADLRFDGRVAIVTGAGHGLGRCYALELAARGAKVVVNDRADLADTSGEARIEPDVRTVTDTGGAAATASADVVAAEIRARGGTALAAHADISTEEGAGALVEAALDTFDRVDVVVNNAGFLRDRAFANMTVAEWDAVLDVHLRGTFLVSRAAFGHLREHGYGRIVNTTSPTGLFGNFGQSNYAAAKMGIVGLTKTLAIEGDRYDITANAVAPLAYTRMSSETLSAEDAARLAPERVVPTVVWLAHEHCETSGEIYAAGGGRVARVFVAEGPGADLGDATVEDVRDRWPDINAERPYDIPRSRAEQTRDLLEGPP; via the coding sequence ATGGCGGATCTGCGGTTCGACGGGCGAGTGGCCATCGTGACCGGAGCCGGCCACGGACTCGGCCGGTGCTACGCCCTCGAACTCGCGGCGCGTGGCGCCAAGGTCGTGGTCAACGATCGCGCGGACCTGGCGGATACCTCCGGCGAAGCCCGGATCGAGCCCGATGTGAGAACGGTCACGGATACGGGCGGCGCGGCCGCGACGGCCTCGGCCGACGTTGTCGCCGCCGAGATCCGTGCCCGCGGGGGCACGGCGCTCGCCGCGCACGCCGACATCTCCACCGAGGAAGGCGCGGGCGCGCTGGTCGAGGCCGCGCTCGACACCTTCGACCGGGTGGACGTCGTCGTGAACAACGCCGGGTTCCTGCGCGACCGGGCGTTCGCGAACATGACCGTCGCCGAGTGGGACGCCGTGCTCGACGTCCACCTGCGCGGCACCTTTCTTGTCTCGCGCGCCGCCTTTGGCCACCTGCGCGAGCACGGGTACGGCCGGATCGTCAACACAACGTCGCCGACCGGCCTCTTCGGCAACTTCGGCCAGAGCAACTACGCCGCGGCCAAGATGGGAATCGTCGGACTCACCAAGACCCTGGCCATCGAAGGCGACAGGTACGACATCACGGCCAACGCGGTCGCGCCGCTCGCGTACACCCGGATGAGCAGCGAGACGCTGTCGGCCGAGGACGCGGCGCGGCTCGCGCCGGAGCGGGTCGTGCCCACCGTCGTATGGCTGGCCCACGAGCACTGCGAGACCTCGGGGGAGATCTACGCCGCCGGCGGTGGGCGTGTCGCGCGGGTGTTCGTCGCGGAGGGGCCGGGAGCCGACCTGGGCGACGCCACCGTCGAGGACGTGCGCGACCGCTGGCCCGACATCAACGCCGAGCGTCCCTACGACATCCCCCGCAGCCGCGCCGAGCAGACCCGGGACCTTCTCGAAGGGCCGCCCTGA
- a CDS encoding BlaI/MecI/CopY family transcriptional regulator, giving the protein MKEFGELEAAIMDALWEAGRPLVVREVRETMDYDRDVAYTTVMTVTNILYHKGLLKREKAGRAWRYWPRESREEHSARMMNEVLSGCGDPGTTMHRFIESFSDEEMARLHEVLDEIRERRGIAS; this is encoded by the coding sequence GTGAAAGAGTTCGGGGAACTCGAAGCCGCCATCATGGACGCACTATGGGAGGCCGGGCGCCCGCTGGTCGTCCGTGAGGTGCGCGAGACGATGGACTACGACCGGGACGTCGCGTACACGACCGTCATGACCGTGACCAATATCCTGTACCACAAAGGGCTGCTCAAGCGGGAGAAAGCGGGGCGGGCCTGGCGCTACTGGCCGCGGGAGTCCCGCGAGGAGCACAGCGCCCGGATGATGAACGAGGTTCTCAGCGGTTGCGGGGACCCTGGCACCACGATGCACCGGTTCATCGAGAGCTTCAGCGACGAGGAGATGGCGCGGCTCCACGAGGTGCTGGACGAGATCCGGGAACGCCGCGGCATCGCGTCATAG
- a CDS encoding pyridoxal phosphate-dependent aminotransferase codes for MDEPLVARMRQFGETIFAEMSRLAAETGSINLGQGFPDTDGPRSLLQGAARRIEQGVNQYPPGPGRVELRGAVAADRARRYGLEYDPDTEVYITVGATAGIAASVLGLVEPGDEVVLFEPMYDSYAGVIALAGGVRRPVALRPDPDQGGRFRFDADELRAAIGPRTRMIIVNSPHNPTGTVFTPDELDVIAELCREHDLIALTDEVYEHLTFDDAAHVPLATRAGMRDRTVAVSSAGKTFSVTAWKTGWVMGPEPLVRAARTVNQFLTFTANGALQLAIADAIRDETEWVAAQRDALQRKRDRLAAGLREAGFGVMRPQGTYFVMTDIRPLGYSDGIELARALPGRAGVAAVPAQVLYDNVAEGRHLVRFAFCKRDEVLDDAVIRLTRYANG; via the coding sequence GTGGACGAACCTCTTGTGGCACGCATGCGGCAGTTCGGCGAGACCATCTTCGCGGAGATGAGCCGGCTCGCCGCCGAGACCGGATCGATCAACCTCGGGCAGGGCTTCCCCGACACCGACGGCCCGCGTTCACTGCTGCAGGGCGCCGCTCGCCGTATCGAGCAGGGCGTCAACCAGTACCCGCCGGGGCCCGGACGGGTGGAGCTGCGCGGGGCTGTGGCCGCCGACCGGGCGCGGCGCTACGGCCTGGAGTACGACCCGGACACCGAGGTCTACATCACCGTCGGCGCCACGGCGGGGATCGCCGCGAGCGTCCTCGGCCTCGTTGAGCCGGGCGACGAGGTGGTGCTCTTCGAGCCCATGTACGACTCCTACGCCGGTGTCATCGCGCTGGCCGGCGGGGTGCGGCGCCCGGTCGCCCTGCGGCCCGACCCGGACCAGGGCGGCCGCTTCCGCTTCGACGCCGATGAGCTGCGGGCGGCGATCGGGCCGCGGACCAGGATGATCATCGTCAACTCGCCGCACAACCCGACCGGGACCGTGTTCACCCCGGACGAGCTCGACGTCATCGCCGAGCTGTGCCGGGAGCACGATCTCATCGCGCTCACCGACGAGGTCTACGAGCACCTCACGTTCGACGACGCTGCGCACGTTCCGCTGGCCACGCGTGCCGGGATGCGCGACCGCACCGTCGCGGTCTCGTCCGCCGGCAAGACGTTCTCGGTGACAGCGTGGAAGACCGGGTGGGTCATGGGCCCCGAGCCGCTCGTCCGGGCGGCGCGCACGGTCAACCAGTTCCTCACGTTCACCGCCAACGGGGCGCTGCAGCTCGCGATCGCCGACGCCATCCGCGACGAGACCGAGTGGGTGGCCGCCCAGCGCGACGCGTTGCAGCGCAAGCGCGACCGGCTCGCGGCCGGGCTGCGTGAGGCCGGTTTCGGGGTGATGCGCCCCCAGGGCACCTACTTCGTCATGACCGACATCCGGCCGCTGGGCTACAGCGACGGCATCGAGCTCGCGCGGGCCCTGCCGGGCAGGGCCGGGGTGGCCGCCGTGCCGGCGCAGGTGCTCTACGACAACGTTGCCGAAGGGCGGCACCTGGTCCGCTTCGCCTTCTGCAAACGCGACGAGGTGCTCGACGACGCCGTTATCCGGCTCACCCGCTACGCCAACGGGTGA
- a CDS encoding class I SAM-dependent methyltransferase, which translates to MPADLLRVAEDAKGFMPSNEGIALYEAALAYAGLGPVLEIGTYCGKSTVFLGAAARRAGGTVVTVDHHHGSEEHQAGWEYHDPAMVNAATGRLDTLGTFRETMAAAGLDDEVVAVVGRSANAARLWNTPLGMLFIDGGHTEQAAQDDYAGWSPHVCPGGALAIHDVFPDPRDGGRPPYNIYRRALDSGEFTEIRAAGSLRVLERRA; encoded by the coding sequence ATGCCCGCCGACCTGCTGCGCGTCGCCGAGGACGCGAAGGGCTTCATGCCGTCGAACGAGGGGATCGCCCTCTACGAGGCGGCGCTGGCCTACGCCGGTCTCGGACCGGTGCTGGAGATCGGCACCTACTGCGGCAAGTCCACCGTCTTCCTGGGCGCGGCGGCCCGGCGGGCCGGGGGGACCGTCGTCACCGTGGATCACCACCACGGCTCCGAGGAGCACCAGGCGGGCTGGGAGTACCACGACCCGGCGATGGTGAACGCGGCCACCGGGCGGCTCGACACGCTCGGGACGTTCCGGGAGACCATGGCGGCCGCGGGGCTGGACGACGAGGTGGTCGCGGTCGTCGGCCGCTCCGCCAACGCGGCACGGCTGTGGAACACCCCGTTGGGCATGCTGTTCATCGACGGCGGCCACACCGAGCAGGCGGCCCAGGACGACTACGCGGGCTGGAGCCCGCACGTGTGCCCGGGCGGCGCGCTGGCGATCCACGACGTCTTCCCCGACCCGCGAGATGGCGGGCGCCCCCCGTACAACATCTACCGCCGCGCCCTCGACTCCGGGGAGTTCACCGAGATCCGGGCGGCCGGCTCGTTGCGGGTGCTGGAACGCCGCGCCTGA
- a CDS encoding M16 family metallopeptidase, whose amino-acid sequence MVTNGAIGRISQYTLDNGLRLVTAPAATGQLVAVNLWYGVGSRFEVPGRTGFAHLFEHLMFQGSGGVAKGEHFDAVERLGGEINASTSTDRTNYFETVPEHALDLALWLEADRLATLRDGMTQEVLDNQRDVVKNERRQRYDNVPYGTAFERILRLGYPEGHPYHHSTIGSMQDLDDADLDYVLSFHKKHYGPDNLVLTVVSNLDPDDVHDRVNKYLGGVPPRETVAEAPNAELEGLIGGPVRDTAVEQVPAPRVFLGYRVPAYGEREFDVMHLASAILGYGQGSRLYQRLVVERGIANDDGGMASDVLSFRYTPSLLLVTMIAREGVSGDELEAAIREEVAGLADGVAEEELERARAILERDHLQTISTPSGLADTIGSCTQFFGEPELASTWPQRWAAISTDDIVACVKRLLVDENLLVVRFDPEETGDGAAEPDPASA is encoded by the coding sequence GTGGTGACGAACGGAGCGATCGGACGGATCAGCCAGTACACGCTGGACAACGGGCTCCGTCTGGTGACCGCGCCGGCTGCCACAGGGCAGCTCGTGGCGGTCAACCTCTGGTACGGCGTCGGGTCCAGATTCGAGGTTCCCGGCCGAACGGGGTTCGCGCACCTCTTCGAGCACCTGATGTTCCAGGGCAGCGGCGGGGTCGCCAAGGGCGAGCACTTCGACGCGGTGGAGCGCCTGGGCGGCGAGATCAACGCCTCCACCTCGACCGACCGCACCAACTACTTCGAGACCGTTCCCGAGCACGCGCTCGACCTCGCACTGTGGCTCGAAGCCGACCGCCTGGCCACGCTGCGCGACGGCATGACCCAGGAGGTCCTGGACAACCAGCGCGACGTCGTGAAGAACGAGCGCCGGCAGCGCTACGACAACGTTCCCTACGGCACGGCGTTCGAGCGGATCCTGCGCCTGGGCTACCCCGAGGGGCACCCGTACCACCACTCCACGATCGGGTCCATGCAGGACCTCGACGATGCCGACCTCGACTACGTCCTGTCCTTCCACAAGAAGCACTACGGGCCCGACAACCTCGTCCTTACCGTGGTGAGCAATCTGGACCCCGACGACGTCCACGACCGGGTCAACAAGTACCTCGGCGGCGTTCCGCCCCGCGAGACCGTGGCCGAGGCTCCCAACGCCGAACTTGAGGGCCTCATCGGCGGGCCGGTGCGCGACACCGCCGTCGAGCAGGTGCCCGCCCCCAGGGTGTTCCTGGGGTACCGCGTGCCCGCCTACGGCGAGCGCGAGTTCGACGTCATGCACCTCGCCTCGGCCATCCTCGGCTACGGCCAGGGCAGCCGCCTCTACCAGCGGCTGGTGGTCGAGCGCGGAATCGCCAACGACGACGGCGGCATGGCGTCCGACGTCCTGTCGTTCCGCTACACGCCGAGCCTGCTGCTGGTAACCATGATCGCCCGCGAGGGGGTCTCCGGCGACGAGCTCGAAGCCGCCATCCGCGAGGAGGTCGCCGGTCTCGCCGACGGCGTCGCCGAGGAGGAGCTCGAGCGGGCACGGGCGATCCTGGAACGCGACCACCTGCAGACGATCTCCACACCGAGCGGCCTGGCCGACACCATCGGAAGCTGCACGCAGTTCTTCGGCGAGCCAGAGCTCGCCAGCACCTGGCCGCAGCGCTGGGCGGCCATCAGTACGGACGACATCGTGGCCTGCGTGAAACGGCTTCTGGTCGATGAGAACCTGCTGGTCGTCCGGTTCGATCCGGAGGAGACGGGCGACGGCGCCGCGGAGCCCGACCCCGCATCCGCCTGA
- a CDS encoding M16 family metallopeptidase, which translates to MLQPRPELGPPQPYTFPKPRRLSVGSGHVIAIDVPGQQYAAVRLVQPAGAANEPLDRMGVAYLTGEVLEDGVRGNSSLAPALEQYGAEWVCRVTWDSFVTGVDAPITRISDAVALFAEAVRAPALRPEDVVRRRDQLIERFWLDSSVPSTLAMRAVGGQLFTGRYGTPLNGGPVKLRDLTPEVVADFHARSIASVAGTLVVVGDLSGVDLEELGKTVFADAAPTPTAPITPPEHASGERPRIMLLDRPGSVQSAVVLAHHAPSRPETDLPKADGMSDVLGGMFTSRLNMELRERLGYTYGVGCQFDLRRDSGVFILRTQVDAAATAHSVTVTLAEIDRLQADGVTEEELEAVRESNTVGLPVTYSTARSLASALVEMVVHDLPEDHVDRLRAGFEGLTAEDLGMAARNLLHPRESVVIVAGDAAQIEEPLRETGFGPVSVRDPESLWS; encoded by the coding sequence ATGCTGCAGCCCCGCCCCGAGCTTGGTCCGCCCCAGCCCTACACCTTTCCCAAGCCCCGGCGCCTGAGTGTTGGCAGCGGGCACGTGATCGCCATCGACGTGCCTGGGCAGCAGTACGCCGCGGTTCGGCTCGTGCAGCCCGCCGGCGCGGCCAACGAACCGCTCGACCGCATGGGCGTCGCCTACCTCACCGGCGAGGTGCTGGAGGACGGGGTGCGCGGCAACAGCTCCCTGGCCCCGGCCCTGGAGCAGTACGGAGCCGAGTGGGTGTGCCGGGTCACCTGGGACAGCTTCGTCACCGGGGTCGACGCCCCGATCACCCGGATCAGCGACGCCGTGGCGCTGTTCGCCGAGGCGGTCCGCGCGCCCGCCCTGCGCCCCGAGGACGTCGTCCGCCGCCGCGACCAGCTCATCGAGCGGTTCTGGCTGGACTCCTCGGTGCCGTCCACGCTCGCCATGCGGGCTGTCGGGGGCCAGTTGTTCACCGGCCGCTACGGCACCCCGCTCAACGGAGGTCCGGTCAAGCTGCGCGACCTCACCCCCGAGGTCGTCGCCGACTTCCACGCCCGCTCCATCGCCAGTGTCGCCGGTACCCTGGTGGTCGTCGGCGACCTCAGCGGCGTCGACCTGGAGGAGCTCGGCAAGACCGTCTTCGCTGATGCCGCGCCCACCCCGACCGCGCCGATCACGCCGCCCGAGCACGCCTCTGGGGAACGGCCGCGCATCATGCTTCTCGACCGGCCGGGCTCGGTGCAGTCCGCGGTGGTCCTGGCGCACCACGCGCCGTCACGCCCCGAGACCGACCTGCCCAAGGCCGACGGCATGAGCGACGTCCTTGGCGGGATGTTCACGTCGCGGCTGAACATGGAGCTGCGCGAGCGGCTCGGCTACACCTATGGGGTGGGTTGCCAGTTCGACCTCCGCCGCGACAGCGGCGTGTTTATTCTCAGAACGCAGGTCGACGCGGCGGCCACCGCCCATTCGGTCACCGTGACACTCGCCGAGATCGACCGGCTGCAGGCCGACGGTGTCACCGAGGAGGAACTTGAGGCCGTGCGGGAGTCCAACACGGTCGGCCTTCCCGTGACGTACTCCACGGCACGCAGCCTCGCCAGCGCGCTGGTCGAGATGGTGGTGCACGATCTTCCCGAGGACCACGTCGACCGGCTACGCGCCGGGTTCGAGGGGCTCACGGCCGAGGATCTCGGTATGGCCGCGCGAAACCTTCTGCACCCGCGCGAATCCGTCGTTATTGTGGCGGGCGACGCCGCGCAGATCGAGGAGCCGTTGCGCGAGACCGGGTTCGGCCCGGTCAGCGTTCGCGACCCGGAGTCCCTCTGGAGCTGA
- a CDS encoding serine/threonine-protein kinase: protein MLKGRYQLLDEIARGGVGTVWRATDLVLDREVAVKELRLPTDLSESERESLLQRTTREARVAARLTHPGLVTVLDVVDEDARPWIVMELVVSSTLDEIIQLAGPLPYQRVAEIGLQLIDALKVAHDEGIVHRDVKPDNVMISEGGRVVLTDFGLAAWTGESALTSSGRIIGSPSYIPPERAKAGPVGPESDLWSLGAALYAAVEGHPPYDRKGYIQILRGEDLDEPPVAENAGPLAPVLAGLLHVRPDDRLTADNATKMLRIAALAPWAPETSPETAAKTAAETGERPTVPAQPDSTGAESQLGEEGDSEEQGQETAREHFRQGAHVLRSSLQESMSESVSHLHDKLQQHRPEVSSLLTSIRESTDTLGLTASGRHRSSSQLPMAIGVVAGVLVLLAIVTWGLLFR from the coding sequence GTGCTCAAGGGGCGCTACCAGCTCCTTGACGAGATCGCCAGGGGCGGTGTCGGCACCGTGTGGCGGGCTACCGACCTCGTCCTTGACCGCGAGGTCGCGGTCAAGGAGCTGCGGCTGCCCACGGACCTGAGCGAGTCCGAGCGCGAGTCGTTGCTGCAGCGGACCACGCGCGAGGCGCGGGTGGCCGCGCGCCTGACCCACCCGGGTCTGGTCACCGTGCTCGACGTGGTCGACGAGGACGCCCGCCCGTGGATCGTCATGGAGCTCGTCGTGTCGAGCACGCTCGACGAGATCATCCAGTTGGCGGGACCCCTGCCGTACCAGCGCGTGGCCGAGATCGGTCTGCAGCTGATCGACGCCCTGAAGGTCGCCCACGACGAGGGCATCGTGCACCGCGACGTCAAGCCCGACAACGTCATGATCAGCGAGGGCGGCCGGGTGGTCCTGACCGACTTCGGGCTGGCGGCGTGGACGGGCGAATCCGCGCTGACGAGCTCCGGGCGGATCATCGGCTCACCCTCCTACATCCCGCCCGAGCGTGCCAAGGCCGGCCCGGTCGGTCCCGAGTCCGACCTGTGGTCGCTGGGCGCCGCGCTGTACGCGGCGGTCGAGGGGCACCCGCCGTACGACCGCAAGGGCTACATCCAGATCCTGCGTGGCGAGGATCTTGACGAGCCGCCGGTCGCGGAGAACGCGGGCCCGCTCGCGCCGGTGCTCGCGGGGCTGCTGCACGTCCGCCCGGACGACCGGCTCACCGCGGACAACGCCACCAAGATGCTGCGGATCGCTGCGCTCGCCCCGTGGGCGCCCGAGACCAGTCCCGAGACCGCGGCGAAGACCGCTGCCGAGACGGGCGAGCGCCCCACAGTGCCGGCGCAGCCCGACAGCACCGGCGCCGAGTCCCAGTTGGGCGAGGAGGGCGATAGCGAGGAGCAGGGCCAGGAGACCGCGCGGGAACACTTCCGCCAAGGGGCGCATGTCCTGCGCAGCTCGTTGCAGGAGTCGATGTCGGAATCGGTGTCGCACTTGCACGACAAGCTGCAGCAGCACCGCCCGGAGGTCAGCTCGCTGCTCACCTCCATTCGGGAATCCACCGACACGCTCGGGCTTACCGCCTCGGGGCGGCATCGGAGTAGCAGTCAGCTTCCTATGGCTATCGGTGTGGTCGCGGGGGTCCTGGTGTTGCTGGCGATCGTCACCTGGGGCCTGCTCTTCCGGTAG
- a CDS encoding TetR/AcrR family transcriptional regulator, with protein sequence MSTKPTRKRNPKGAGTLLRADLIAAATAALAETGDERALSIREVARRAGVSPPAVYLHFEDKPALVRAALEAQFAELVEHVGQALEGAGDPVAALRAGCRAYLRFARDHPGSYRMLFGAQQPADIGRGDLGSIPGRAAFGQLVAGIRACQDAGRTPAGVPERDATLVWVGLHGLASLHEARPDFPWPPAEELLDDLLHRIVGLPPNGTDAPAPR encoded by the coding sequence ATGAGCACGAAGCCCACCCGCAAGCGCAACCCCAAGGGGGCCGGCACTTTGCTGCGCGCCGACCTCATCGCCGCGGCGACGGCCGCGCTGGCCGAGACCGGTGACGAGCGCGCCCTTTCGATCCGTGAGGTCGCCCGGAGGGCCGGTGTCAGCCCTCCGGCGGTCTACCTGCATTTCGAGGACAAGCCCGCACTGGTGCGAGCCGCGCTCGAAGCACAGTTCGCCGAGCTTGTCGAGCACGTGGGCCAGGCCCTGGAAGGCGCCGGCGACCCGGTCGCCGCGCTGCGTGCCGGCTGCCGCGCCTATCTCCGGTTCGCCCGCGACCACCCGGGCTCCTACCGGATGCTGTTCGGCGCCCAGCAGCCCGCGGACATTGGCCGGGGCGACCTCGGCAGCATTCCCGGCCGAGCGGCGTTCGGGCAGCTCGTCGCCGGAATCAGGGCGTGCCAGGATGCCGGCCGCACCCCAGCGGGCGTCCCGGAGCGTGACGCCACGCTGGTCTGGGTCGGCCTGCACGGCCTCGCGTCGCTGCACGAGGCGCGACCCGACTTTCCGTGGCCCCCGGCTGAGGAGCTGCTTGACGACCTGCTGCACCGGATCGTGGGACTCCCCCCGAACGGGACCGATGCCCCGGCCCCCAGGTAG
- a CDS encoding protein kinase domain-containing protein: protein MSFDPPPSAMTPLEDQDPTSIPPFRVKGRLGAGGMGVVYGAVSPDGDWVAIKVIRDEYAKDAGFRARFARETDLVQRVRAPCIAPVLAAETDGPRPWYATPYVPGPTLSQHISAAGALPASRVRVLALGMADAIAAIHDAGVVHRDLKPTNVILAPDGPKVLDFGIARAVDETAITSTGQLVGSPGWVSPERFRGDSGPPADVFCWGALVAYAATGRPPFGSGSAETLMYRVLHAEPDLVGIPEGLAEPVALALSKDPHQRPASAELARRCSGADHPATTEVTTLVESAIVRHWPRDSAAASPPGGQGTDDGNASQPAPAGRRFTRLSVVLGAATALALSAAIGTWVSVWDGEPEQPNGASDQGTPAASSPAAPEHSPNTEAEPLRFAALLPESGPLDFIEPPAKAGIDLAVADINEAGGVRGTELPDAEGFDEGQEPGDVIRASDDILHEGVDAVIGPTTSSSVLSVIDRFASADVVMCSGSAEAPELTETTEALFFRTVPAAEENDSAETELSQYDPPAGFKERLVEFTDDLEEFHFSAHYYDCVVTVALASEAAGSSEASEIAQSMARVTQDGESCSSFGECRDLLEDSREIDYQGASGPIAFDDNGDVTEGS from the coding sequence ATGTCGTTCGATCCCCCACCATCCGCGATGACCCCCCTTGAGGATCAGGACCCGACATCCATCCCGCCGTTTCGGGTGAAGGGCCGGCTGGGCGCGGGAGGTATGGGGGTCGTCTACGGCGCCGTATCCCCGGATGGGGACTGGGTCGCCATCAAGGTGATCCGCGACGAGTACGCCAAGGACGCCGGATTCCGGGCCCGCTTCGCACGCGAGACCGACCTGGTGCAGCGCGTGCGAGCCCCGTGCATCGCACCCGTGCTGGCGGCCGAGACGGATGGCCCGCGCCCGTGGTACGCCACGCCGTACGTCCCCGGGCCGACACTGTCCCAGCACATCAGCGCCGCTGGAGCACTCCCGGCCAGCCGGGTGCGCGTGCTGGCGCTGGGGATGGCTGACGCCATCGCGGCCATCCATGACGCCGGGGTCGTCCACCGCGACCTGAAACCAACGAACGTGATCCTGGCGCCTGACGGGCCGAAAGTACTGGACTTCGGCATCGCGCGCGCGGTCGACGAGACCGCCATCACCAGTACGGGACAGCTCGTGGGGTCGCCCGGCTGGGTCAGCCCCGAGCGGTTCCGCGGTGACAGCGGCCCTCCGGCCGACGTGTTCTGCTGGGGCGCGCTCGTCGCCTACGCGGCCACCGGGCGCCCTCCGTTCGGGTCCGGCAGCGCCGAGACTCTCATGTACCGGGTGCTGCACGCGGAACCCGATCTCGTGGGCATTCCCGAGGGACTGGCCGAGCCTGTCGCCCTCGCGTTGAGCAAGGACCCGCACCAGCGTCCCGCTTCCGCGGAGCTCGCCCGGCGGTGCTCTGGTGCGGACCACCCGGCCACTACGGAGGTCACGACGCTCGTCGAGAGCGCTATCGTTCGTCATTGGCCACGGGACTCCGCTGCCGCTTCCCCGCCTGGTGGGCAGGGCACCGACGACGGCAACGCGTCCCAGCCCGCTCCAGCGGGTCGCCGGTTCACGCGTCTCTCGGTCGTTCTCGGGGCGGCCACGGCGCTCGCACTGAGCGCCGCGATAGGAACCTGGGTCTCGGTGTGGGACGGCGAACCCGAACAACCCAACGGGGCCTCCGACCAAGGCACTCCGGCCGCTTCCAGCCCCGCGGCGCCCGAGCACTCCCCGAACACGGAAGCCGAGCCATTGCGGTTCGCCGCGCTTCTTCCCGAGAGCGGGCCGCTCGACTTCATCGAGCCGCCCGCGAAGGCCGGTATCGACCTCGCCGTTGCGGATATCAACGAGGCCGGCGGGGTCCGCGGAACGGAACTCCCCGACGCGGAAGGCTTCGACGAAGGCCAAGAGCCCGGCGACGTGATCCGCGCCTCGGACGACATCCTCCACGAGGGTGTCGACGCCGTGATCGGCCCAACGACGTCGAGCTCTGTTCTCTCGGTCATTGACCGCTTCGCCAGCGCCGACGTGGTGATGTGCTCGGGGTCCGCGGAAGCGCCCGAGCTGACCGAGACCACCGAGGCCCTCTTCTTCCGCACGGTTCCCGCGGCGGAGGAGAACGACTCGGCTGAGACGGAGCTGTCGCAGTACGATCCCCCGGCTGGTTTCAAGGAGCGGCTGGTGGAGTTCACCGACGATCTCGAGGAGTTCCACTTCTCGGCGCACTACTACGACTGCGTGGTCACCGTCGCGTTGGCGTCCGAAGCGGCGGGGAGTTCCGAGGCGTCGGAGATCGCGCAGAGCATGGCGCGCGTGACCCAGGACGGTGAGTCCTGCTCTTCGTTCGGTGAGTGCCGTGACCTGCTAGAGGATAGTCGGGAGATCGACTACCAGGGGGCCAGCGGACCGATCGCTTTCGACGACAATGGCGATGTGACCGAAGGCTCCTGA